The Anguilla rostrata isolate EN2019 chromosome 1, ASM1855537v3, whole genome shotgun sequence nucleotide sequence TTGtttttggaacaaaaaccagcatacactgaGGGTTGCCAGGATAAAGATTGAGAACCACTGGATTAGATGACCAACATACCATTTACAAccatccccctccaccccccagatcaaaatgaattaatttggcCAGTGTAACTGGTGAAAATGGACATTTGCATACAAACCAGCGCTGCAGGGTTGGAATGGCCTGCTTTTTAACAGCCGTCATGATGAGGCATATAATCATCATGGCACCAGCAACAGCACCAGCACCAATCAGCAACAAGGTAATGCTGAAACCTGAACAAAGGACATTTCCGTTGAGAACCAACGAACAGGCTGGaaaatttacaattttttaaacaatgaccagggccctgtttcacataTGTCTCTTAAACAATCCATGGAAAAGTGGTGATGTGGTGAATAATATCAcgctattattattaaatatctTGTTAATTAAATTCAGGCATACTTTGTTTCATGAACGTGAATTatgatttcatttgtaaatcTAGGATCTCAGAtgaaacacacaccaaaaaacaGGATTGCACTCATCATATAAAAAATGTTCCCTTCTAAATGCTCTCACAATGACAGCTTGTTTATTGACCTCTTACAGTACGTTAATTTCggatgttgttgtgtgtgtgatttgcgCAGTGTGACATAGGCTATGTCCATGTAATCCAGCTATCTTGTTTGGGTTTAGGACTCAATTCCAAGGCAACTTACTTCACTGAATAGAGTTTTGATCTTAATTGTTGTTGTCATGACAACTAAAATTCATTACTTCTTTTGTTCAGACTCACTTACCTGAGTGTTGTTGTGGAGACGGGACGAGGAGCTGGATGCTGGAGTTGCCGAGAGTGTTGGTGCTGACGCAGAGGAGAATGGGCGTGTCTCCCTGTGATTGGCGCATGGTGAGGGAGCTCCTCAGGCCTGTGttccccagctgctcctccctgaTGACCCTGTCAGTAGAGTTAGTGACCCGCAGTCCAGACACATGCCACTCCATGCTGGGAGAGGGATTCCCACGGCTCtcacaggagcagctgatctctgctgcagttctgctgcagctcccagaGCCAGAGATCTGAGGCATGTCTGAACACAGGATCCACAGTTACCAATATGACAGCTGCACACATATAACAATATTATGATTAATGAATTTATCTAATAAATGCAAACTCTTAACATGGACATTATATTCAACAGTGCTGTTGTTGAGCAGTTACAGAATGTAAAGACATTGAATTGATATTGCTACAGAAATGAAACTGTGAAAAGGTATCAAATATTAACATTAATGATTGCCACTTTAACTATTAAAAATCACTGCTGATTAGATGGAATTAAGTAAAATCTATTCTCTCATGCTGTCTTGGCATTATTCATAAGACAAAACCAAATCCAGCGTTCTTACATAGAACTCTGAGAGTCAGACTGGCCTCAGTTGTCTTCTGAATGTCTTCTTGTTGCAGTGTGTAAAGTGCCCTGCAGGTGATCTTCTGCCCATGGTGGAGGTGGGAAGCAGTGAAGGTcagaacagaaaacacagatTTGGTTCGATCCTCATTCTCTTGCAGTTGATCCACACTGTCACTCAGCCTGGGGGTCCATGTCAGATTTGGGGGGAGTTTGGGACAgggggctgcagcagagcagctcaAATTCACAGAGGCCCCCTCCAtcacctccaccctctctgggatgaattttggtttgggtGGAGAGTCTAGGAGACATGGAGACATGGGTTACTGTCAGCCTCAGGAttggagacacacacagaactcaggaCAAACTAATCGCCACATTGACAGAGTCTGACTAGCAAATGGTATTTACAACGTGTAATCTACTAACAAGTCATTTGCattctttattcttttaaatCAGAGGTTAATTTCTCATAGGGAAACACAGATTCCCTACATAAACACAATGGCACACAGTCAAAAGGGCATAACAGCAAGTGTTGTACCGTGCACGTTAATGTTGACACCTTTGCGATAGTTAAACCTGAGCGTACGCATGGTTTCCAATCTGAAGAAATAGTCATCACTGTAAGATGGAGGGAAGCGGTCCAGGATTGTGGTGCAGTTCTTCTTCTCCAGTTTTCCAATTAATGTTCCTTTAATTTCCAGCATTGCCTCAGTTATACTGGAGTCAAACACTACTGGACCACCTGTTCCACCTTTTTTCCATTGTCCTTTAGCCCCTGCTACCAGATTTCGATCATGTACAGATGGGATCTCAAATCTGCAGGGAATCAGCACACAGGATCCACTCAGAGCTTTTATACTCTGAGGCGTCCAGATTTCCCACTCTCTGCCCAGGgcacctacaacacacacacaacacaagctCTGTGAATACAGCAGTTCTATGGGGATTTGGGTCAACTTTATACTCAGAAAGCAGCATTTTCACAGACCTTGCAATAATTAATCCAGCGGTTTTTTGCAGTGTGAATATTTTCATTCGTGTCACAACAACAGGGCTTTACTGACCGAACGCTGCAATAATAATCAACACAAACCACGTCCATTATTTGCACTATAGTATTTATAGCGTGAGACCCCGCCCCTTTCTGGACACACCTTGCAGCAGACAGCCAATGAGGATGAACCTCTCTGCCTCAGTCATGACTCTGAGGAGTAGAAGAACTAAAGTTAGAAAACAGCACTGAGAACATTACACATTTATCTGATATAAAGTAGTTTTtataaatggtatttttattaataatctGTATGTAGTGCAGGCTGCCGTAAAACCACATACCTGTCCATAAACACAATGCTTTAATAGGCCTTACAGCTCAATACAGGACATATTTGATTTTCAGGAGAGTGCAGAAGAATTTGGTCTACATATgtcaatcaaaaacatttatatttgttctggaatcttgtgttgtctgtgctgtCACATTAACAAGAAGTTCAAATACTCAAAATTTAAAGGCAACttttgttattaaattaaaattttaagttgttttatttaacatgAATTAGTTGTTTTGTTAGATAAAAGGTCATTGAGTTTTtctaataatgaaatgtaagtTCTCTGAGCTAATGAATGTAAATACGCAAACCGTGACCTCAAAATGTAAGAATATAACCAAAGctctaaactaaaaaaaaaaaaaaaagtaataaagtGAATCAAGTTGCTTTGaaatttttagtattttttgtgtgtattttagcaTCATTGGGCCATATTTAACCTAGAAATCGataaaaacacatgaaatagGCTGTTATGTGTTGTGACTGAGTGTCCTGACAGAGCCAAAGAAAGGAACACATGAGCTCAAGAAATGAAGACAACACGGCCACAGTAATTCAgcccttacacactgcactgaaaaaaagttCAGAATACTAATATTATaactaaaaacaattaaaaaacttaatttaaattaagCTCTAAACTAAAAAATTTAGTGATGCAAGTTGCCCTGAAATATTGAGTATTTggaactttttattttacagtgtggAAATGTAAACACTAATCTGCATTTCCAAGACATTCTCAGAACACACAAGTAGTTCACTGTATCAAAAGCTGGCCAGATTCTGCCAATAAGCTCTTCTTGTGGTCTGTCTCTGTATCctactgaaaactgaaaaatacaccTAATTAAAAAGACTTTCTCTTTGTTTCCTTCTTaccagaaagagaaaaaatgtcCAAGCACAACTACACTCTTTCCAAAGCACATCAGTAAAAAGATTTTATAATATCACCAATCTGGATTTACTTCAATAATTGAAACAATGATTAAGTGGATGAACATGTGTGGCTGTTTCAGACCAGAGGAACTCTGAGGTTTAGAAGTATTACATCATACAGATGTACAGTTTATTGAGTAAAGGTAGTTTTGCAATAAACATCCCTCTTTTGGGTAACTTGCAATACAAGTACTTTCAGTGTGAAGGACAACTACAACTTTGTACAAGTTTCTCCAACAGTGCGGTTTGGTTTAGttcaattttgaattaaattgTCTATTTTAGTATAGGACAGCCGAACGCACAGCCTAAACTAAAGCCTGTCACAGTATAAAATGGTACTAAAGGAAAGCAGATGCGGAGTTCAGGACAGGTGCGGCTTGCATTCACAaaaattttcttaaattattcttacttttgttcttaggAATGTGCATATAAAGGTCAACAGGGGATCCAtctgcagacctttgtttttgtgcatatcccaggtgtatgcgGTGATGAATGctgtttgtaaatatgaaaaatttatgtgcaatcctgttcatgcgATAaacataaggaaacagccaataaatatatccatccatccatccatccatccatccattcatccatgaATTATCTATACCGCTTATCTTGGGCAGGGTCACGTGGGgggctagagcctatcccagcatgcattgggcgagaggcacgaacacaccctgtacaggctgccaatctatcgcagggtacacacacaccattcactcaccattcactctcacgctcatacctatgggaaatttagattCTCCAATCCACCTCCCTGCATGTCTGTGGactgggaggaaaccagagtatcCGGAGGAAACCCGCACGGACCCAGGGAgaacatgcattacattacttcacatttattttgcagacgcttttatccaaagcgacgtacaaaagtgcatatcttggtcattggacaactgcAAAACATAGGTTCAATAAGGCACAAAACTCATTTTGTGCAGCAGTTTAtggccaagaacacagttcagttcacgcagtgaacatgcagactccacacagaaaggcacagGCCAGATTCGAGCCCAGagctttcttgctgtgaggtgctCTTCCTGCATAGCTCTAATCTTGAAGCTGTTTGCAAGTGTGACTTTCTGGTACTGGACAAACACTGTCCCGACCCTTCCCAACAGTCACTGTTAGTAATGGTGTTTTATTGTTCTTTCACAGTCCATAGCTTTAAATGACATTGCATTTCTCAATATTTCTCAATAAATTAcagagtgtgtgcatatattgACAAGTCTATCATTTGTTAATAAATTGCTTTGTGTTAGGTAATTGTTGACTCAAATGTGATAAAGCATGAATTACTTGCTATTTCAGTTCATTTGGCAAAATGGCTTTGGATTATAAtggcaaaaagcaaaaaggcTTATTAATATTTTGGTCTTCTTTTGGAGCATATAATGTCTATTTCTACATACACATTATATTGCCTGTATGAGCTGCAATTTTTCACAGTATATCTTATTATGTGATGAATACAGTGTTTATAGTCAAACTGTAATTTCATTATTGTTTGGAAAAGAAAATCACTGACAACTACAATGCATTCTTAGAAAAGATTTAACTTAAAATGCTTCCATTATAGATAGAATAAATCAGTCAGTACCATTATTTTTAGTTAAACTAAAGGAAAAGTGGCAGTCTAAATATAATCAGTAGTTTGACTGAGCCAAGCGCTACACAGGTGGAGATATACTTACTGTAGAACAGAAGAAtatccagtctctctctcctgcacactgACACTCTGCAGAACACAAGTATAAATGAACGCAACAGAGGAAGTGCTCATATGCGgctttttgtgaaatattcCCAGAACATGTGTCCATATGCAACATACCCACCCTTCTCTGAGACAACTaccaaaacagatttattttttattgtttctcatACTACAATCATAAGAACATGATAAAACACAGAATTCCAACTGTTTTCCTGATCAAGGTACTTTGACATTGACATttgacacagaaacagagtaatttacatttacagttcaTTTATAATAGGCAATTCAGCTTTAATGCCCAGAACAGAAACAGTcagcagagaaacacacaaaggAGACAAGACAAAAAAGGAGATACTCCACAAATGCTCAAAGAATAGTCTTAACCAATCCACAGTCACTATAGACACACTGCAAAGTGACATGACACTTACAGTAAACACCCCAATATATCCCTTCAAGTCACAAACTGGCATTTGATACACAGATGAAGTTACTCTCTACTTTAATTGCCTTTGACAGAAAGAGATCAGAAAGATGTATTAGGCATAGATCcccatttgttttttctgtggtttgATACTTATTCCCACTAtaatgcacattacacacacacaaacacacacacacccacccacccacacacacacacacacacacacacacctacacacacacacacacacacacacacacacacacagatttaagTTTGTTGCTTAACATTATGCTGTCTACTGGCTCAGTCCAGCTCACTAAAATGGGGAACTTGTACTTTTTTAAGTTTGTGCAACAGATTCAGCCTGTGACTCACtcttacaacaaaaaaataataattacaaaagtaaaaaagaaaaaaagtatataaCAACATCATATGAtatgtgtaaaataatttaaacgtATACTGTACAATGTTGTTGtatgtgtttaaaataataagcaGCAATAATGTATTAACATATTCACCATTAAAGTCCTATTAAttattatcttctttttttaaaacatcattttaTAACAATTTGCCATATGCAGAAGCACTATGCACCCATCCCCAGTTTTACAAAGCACTTTACTCCAGAAATGTAACTCGGCTTGCATAGACTCCTTTACtagttattataattatgatgCAGTGAACTCATACTGCCAACATTTTGTGCACAAACATGAATGAATGTGCACACGGTccaaaatactaaataaatcagtaatgcTGCCAATAGTCATCAaacatttaacactgacattaattaatattatttttaacattaaaatctcatttaaaggcatacttCACATGTTAAATATGCTATTTCAGTTTTGGTGCATGATCGGCCTACAAAGTTTTTAGATACAATGAAGGATATCTTAGACCTTTAACAAAAGTCTCTGATGACCAGTCAGCTTTAGTATGACTGGTATTGGagctgttgtgtgtttgtagttgAAAGTTAGAAAGTACACTTCACATAACTCCAACACACCTTGTGCAGTGAGAGCATGTTTCCAGAGGTCTAAGAGAATAATTATCTCCaccaggcgagagcctggaggggattatgcgtttggtcgcgcgcatgtgtgtgtgtgtgtgtttgtgcgtgtgtttgtgtttatgtccgcagctaatctcacATACTACTGGGCCAATCAGCTTAATACTttttgtgcatgctgacagcaggccaaggacctgaattctcgaatattttgTAAATCGGTctacgacaagtattttattttaattaatttccatcattgtccattgaaatacattgacgGCTAACGCCacactcctcctaaccggccagtaggggccgcaagtgatcaataactgcttccgtttggaatgaaagaccagcgatgtaaaatgttcatttcaactttaaatgccaacaaaataatctaCCAACTAACGgggtacgttaatgtttgaatctgtggcaattattttgttgccattttcactttgaaattgatatttcacatcgctggtcttttggaattgttcccgtccagattgttcctgtccagatttgaaagtGCCAGACTATGACGTGAGcgttagctctgtctaacacaccgtggctgatatgaatgacattagctaacatgtcaccacctttagcgttacttcactgaatctgcatttttgggattttcagtggcacgtggtaaaaacttgtaatattgtatttgtctggttgcattgattgtgtagcctctgttgcatcagcaaagctaaaagtttgccttttccccaggttccagttatttatttatttttacaaaacgaaaaggcttgtatttttttagctgcttataaaatatctgggaggtaactagggacacccccagtaatataaggatgaaatataaatcagagcatgtatacctagcattttagagcatatttctgtgtataaacaggccatcgcgagcttcgcagccggtacgcgacgcgttcgcatctggtggagacgatgtcgcccgctgccgttgtaataacagtacttcaagaTGAGTCAATGAGGGAGAGGTTTGTATTTCCAGAATTAAGCTGTTATGTGCGCCCCTGTTTTTGGTAACACCAAAGGATTATGCTAACCAATGTCTCATCCGTTGGAGTTTGGTATTGCAAGCCTAGggaaagggttagggttagggttaggatggggggcgggggggggggcgggttgccTGTGGCTATTCATAGTTGTAAGCACTTTTCAGTTCTTCTTTCAGGTCATCTGACTGCTATTGAGATGACGTGACAGAAAACCCAGTTGTGGTTTACATATATAAAGAGGAAATAATCACAGTATATAAACTAAAGGCATGAGGCAGGCTGTCTATCTGTGAGATAGACAGCATTAAAAAGTCACATTTAGCAGGTTATTGTGGAAAGTGGATGACAGCTggagaaatgaataaaattcagattttaatgTGCAGCGTGAAGCTCAtcattctaatggtgatgttTTCTCACTCCACCATGGAACAGTCACGTAAGGAAaagatgttttatgttttttgatttttttatatatacatagttGAAGAATATGAAATGGCTTTATGGGATGAAACCTTCACTTGCAAAGCAAGATATATTAAATGGGAACCGGGGTCaataatgtatttcacattACCCTTTCGgacaattttaaaatactgctgtGGATGCCTTATAAttttcaagaaaacattttactgaaaaaacgAAAATTTTGTTATGGGTATTGGTGAAAATGATAGAAAATCACATGTGACAAAATTATAGAAGGTCACATGTGGCATGTAGCTTTGTATTAATGTTTCTGTCTTGGGACATAATCTGACTGAGAGAATCAGTAATTTTTGCCAAACAAAAAAGTACCTCCGGGTACTCcgttttcctcccacagtccaaagacttgCAAGTAGGCTTATTGAAAgcactaaattgcccataggtatgagtgtgtgtgaatggtgagggaatggtgtgtctgccctgcgatagatcggatgtgctccagcaccccccgcgaccctgttcaggataagcgggtatagataatgtgTGGATTGATGGATTATTTCAAGCACAGAGGCACCTAAAGATTAGAAAGCTTTCAAGTAATTTGAAATTAACGACCTAAATGCATTTGGCAGCTACTTTCTCCGTAATaaggaaattaatattttatgatgattatgtgtgtgcatgatgaaaattatttggattatttgattatttgaatTTCTGATCATGTGATAATGTTTTGATTATTGCAGAGCTTCATATTGTTATGCCCAAACCACTGGGCAAAGTAACTGGCCCTTACCAACGTTGGACACTCCTGCCTTGTCACTTCTTTTTTGACCACATGGTGACATCAGAGAGCATCTGTCTGACCTGGTGGAGAAACGAAAGTGGCCATCGCAGGATTATTTACGCCTTTGAAAACGgccagagacagaaacagagagaggatcCTGACTACAGCAACCGCACCAAATTATATCGCAATATTTCAGAGGGCAGTGCTACTTTGAGGCTACAAATTCTCAGGCTGCAAGATGCAGGTCTGTACGTCTGTGAGGTGTGGAGTCAACGGCACAGTGATGCGGATCGTGCCTCAGTCAACCTTATTGTGGCCGGTAAGCTCTGGAACAACCTACTCTGTGAAATCTGACTTGCGTATGTgcattcatgtttgtgtgtatgtgtgtgcgtgcatgtgaatgaatgtctgtgtgtgtttgtgcatgtgatgcatgtttgtgtatgtatgtgcatgcctgcatgtgcatggggattcatgtgaattaatgttttatttgtgtgtgtgtgtgcttgcagaaTTCTAAACActgctaatttattttcattccgTACATTTAAGAAAAGGCTGCGgaagaaatgagaaaagcagGAAAAGTGTGCCTGTCCCATGTGACTGCGGCAGGATTACGCTGCTGGGTCCAGACTGCGCAGCTTGCAGTTGAAATGCTGTAATAATGTAGGTTGAGGTTATCTTAGAGGTCTTGAGTGTAATTATCTTGGAGTAAGGCCTCTCAGTGGTTCATGGAAAGAAACTGGTTCAAAACCATTGTCAGCTATGGCCGGAGGACAGATTTGCCGAGGCAACAGCTCGATCGTCGGGGAAAGATAGAGGGTATGCTGACTATTTATGTTGGTTTCATCGCCCTCTAGAGGCCATTCCTGTCACAACAGGCACCGGCGCGTGCGCAAACCATGCATATGCTGACCTCGTTATTTTTTGACAACGTGCGCAATATGTGATTGGTGGCGAGTCTGCTGTGTGGAAGGGCTGCAGGTGGAGTTCAGCTGAGTAGGAGGTTGGGAAAAGTGGGATAAAATTGGGTTTGAAATATAATCTCAGGTTCACGTTCATTTCAAATCACTTCTTTTTAAGGTCGAGATCTTCTTGAAAGTCATGAATAATTATGTTGAAATACAATCTGTAAAATGTTATATGTCTTGGTGAGCTTAATGTTACGTATGCTGTTTGAGCTTCGGCTTCGTCTTCTGGGTGGTGAAATGGTTTTGTTagcgtgtgtgagagctgtaattatgtgtaaatattttatgggaaaacatttaaaaatatttttcccacCCCTTAAAAAAGGATTATCCCCTCCCctttaaaatacactttttccTCAGGGTCCTCTATGTTTTTAAACCCTCTCCAGCAAGGCCCTTGAGGCAGGGCGTAATCTCCATGAACGCCACGTTTCTGTCCTTCGAATCATGCGGCTGGCTCCCCGAGCCGTCCCCATTCTGGACCGACGAGCGGGATCGGAATGTGACAGAAGTCACAGAGACTAGCATCACCCCGGGGGAGGACGGCCTCTACTGCGTTAAAAGTGtgctgcacagaaacacaagcgAGAGGGCACACAATCTCCACCTGTGCTACACCAACCCCGACACTGGAGAGAAACAAACTGACATCTACCAGTACATAGCAACAAATTCAGGTGggatattcaataaaaatcagGGTTAGCGTGTTGTGATTATGAACTGATGAAAACAGTAAGGCAAAGAAACTTGACtagtgaatgtaatgtaaataaataaatgtaatgtggtgAGTTATAATTAAAGCTCAGTTTAGTAGATGCAGGCTTGtatacagttgttttttttacaaatattttttggcaTTATTCCCATCAACAACCATGccaaataaggaaaataaaatatataaactgaATTTCAACACAAATCTGACAACAGGTTTGTTCAGtctaataatttaaatttaaatttatttatttatttatttattttactatctGAAAGTGATGGATTTAGTTCTAGGCTGactacatttaatttttcagcAGATGCATATCACATAAATGATGGAATTGTCCTTGGACTCCTTTGTTGGGGGATACTTGGGATTGTTGTAGTTATTGTGGTCATAAGGAAGTTACTGCATCAGAAACCCAATGAAGGTGAGTGAGCTCTTAATAATGTTATAATTACTCGATTATACTATAATAACATAATTATACTAAAATTAGTTACACTATaagtaattatataaaatgcaggTGCACAATATAACTTAATTATTACTATTTGATATATGTTTCACTAGCAGCAGTTGGCTTGATCACTGAATTATGCAAAACCATTTTACAgccatgtatgtatgtatgaactcatgtacagtatgtgcgtaTGTACAAAAAGAATCAACGAAGAAGATTGCAAGGAATGGGAACAACATGCTATGCTCATGCTAAATATCATGTTACATAATTTATACATATTATACACCTTGCATTATACCAAATATTCCATACACTTACAGGAAAATGTCACATCTATCTTCATCttttgtcatatatatatatatatatatccatattTTTCAGGAGTTACCTCCATACTCTTCCTGAGTTTATAGTTTATCTCTGCTGTATATATTATGATATGATCATGATGTCAATTTTTGTCTCTAGAGTCACCACTTGTGAAATGCCCTCGTTCAGGAAGCTGCAGATCATATAATGGTAACTCCTGGAGAAACCTCTAACTCTTTTGGAGTTTTATtgtatcatttttattcatcatttattATCATCATGTTATTAACATGTATGCgtgcctttgtgtttgtgtgtgcttatgcCTTCATCCTAGAACCAAGGCTCGACATGTAGCAGTGAGCAGGGCTGCCAAAAATACTCCACTCTGACAGGGATCTCTGAACCTAAAATCCTGCATGGGATTCTTTTGGACACATCTTTTAACTGCACTTTAAGGGCTGTGGCAACAttaaatggctgtttttgtcattattgACGTCTGCTTCAGAATCAAATGGAAGATGTTAATGAAGCTGTACATGTGAAAATTTCACAGCGGAGTTGTTGCtgtctttcagtgtttttttttttttttttttttgtctatatCAGTTCCAGCATTTATGGAGAATGTCCTTTCTGCAGCCTGCAGGATGGGCCGGTGGTCggatgtcgggggggggggggggggtgatgcagGCGAGAATGTTAGGGGGGTGGTAACGGGGTTGAACTACGTAGCATGCGGAAAAACATGGACGACAAAAAAGGCACGGCACCAAAGGTCCTGTTTGGTGAATATTTGGCAGGTCCCGTTTGGTGCATATTTGGCAGGTCCCGCTTGGTGCATATTTGGCAGGTCCCGCTTGGTGCATATTTGGCAGGTCCTGTTTGGTGCATATTTGAGGTATTATAGCACCGTGTGCTCCTGTTGCTAATAAACAATAGATGGAAGCGAGCATTTGCTTTTTGGTAATAATAGCAACTTGTTAATTTTGCAAAGTTGGTGAAAATTTAATGTATTAAAGCATTGTATGTTTCTACAGCAAATTAACATTGATTGTGGCACATGCATTTAATTATGCATGCAGCAGTGTGCAGATAAAATTTGGAGACAATGGTCAATTTAATCCAGCATAAAGTTATGCAGTGTGAATCTAGCGACAGTAGGACTTTCACAAGgatctgacattttcaaaatagaAGTTCCAAGCATCAAACCAGTATTACGTTCCATATAAGGACATGTACTATctatattcttttatttcttggCAGAAGTTTATTTGACTTTTACTACATGTTTTATGCAAATTGAATTGATGTGATGCACGTGTGCTACCGTAGCTATATGTAGCTagtgcagtgtagtgcagtTGGCCATGTATCTAATTCAGATAACTGTTTTGACTCTGAAAGGCTGGATGTGTGAGACTGACTGCATGCTGCTGTTTCAGCTGCTTCAACTGCTTCATCTGCCACCAAAGAAACAACACTGCTGTGCTTCAACCGCAACCACAAACTCTCCCTGTGCTCCTTTTCTTCCACCAAGACCCACACATAAAACAACACAACGCAGACTTTACTTTATCAGGGTTTTTCATGGAAGGGACGAGAAGCACAAGGACACAGTAATATAGGGTTACAATTACATTAATGAATGCAAACTGAGATACATACCTTTGTTAACTTAAGAAATAAAACTCTACAGTGGAATTTACTTTGGATTTCTCTCATTGTTTAAGACAAACCATGGATTTAAAGAGGCAGCAGGCTTGGGGCAGCT carries:
- the LOC135236986 gene encoding sialic acid-binding Ig-like lectin 10 codes for the protein MSTSSVAFIYTCVLQSVSVQERETGYSSVLQVMTEAERFILIGCLLQGALGREWEIWTPQSIKALSGSCVLIPCRFEIPSVHDRNLVAGAKGQWKKGGTGGPVVFDSSITEAMLEIKGTLIGKLEKKNCTTILDRFPPSYSDDYFFRLETMRTLRFNYRKGVNINVHDSPPKPKFIPERVEVMEGASVNLSCSAAAPCPKLPPNLTWTPRLSDSVDQLQENEDRTKSVFSVLTFTASHLHHGQKITCRALYTLQQEDIQKTTEASLTLRVLYMPQISGSGSCSRTAAEISCSCESRGNPSPSMEWHVSGLRVTNSTDRVIREEQLGNTGLRSSLTMRQSQGDTPILLCVSTNTLGNSSIQLLVPSPQQHSGFSITLLLIGAGAVAGAMMIICLIMTAVKKQAIPTLQRWKKRDSQCSGSRRKDREGLTLTDVSPPPAAEEPIYANHTVATAQHRDPQLGGTDPQIPPRAGGQNRAELEAVHYASIKHSPRPVETQGQDAWDGAAGRGADVVYSQVALKSKNKKGKDEDGEVKK
- the LOC135237000 gene encoding erythroid membrane-associated protein-like isoform X1, producing the protein MTAGEMNKIQILMCSVKLIILMVMFSHSTMEQSQLHIVMPKPLGKVTGPYQRWTLLPCHFFFDHMVTSESICLTWWRNESGHRRIIYAFENGQRQKQREDPDYSNRTKLYRNISEGSATLRLQILRLQDAGLYVCEVWSQRHSDADRASVNLIVAARPLRQGVISMNATFLSFESCGWLPEPSPFWTDERDRNVTEVTETSITPGEDGLYCVKSVLHRNTSERAHNLHLCYTNPDTGEKQTDIYQYIATNSADAYHINDGIVLGLLCWGILGIVVVIVVIRKLLHQKPNEESPLVKCPRSGSCRSYNGNSWRNL
- the LOC135237000 gene encoding erythroid membrane-associated protein-like isoform X2 → MTAGEMNKIQILMCSVKLIILMVMFSHSTMEQSQLHIVMPKPLGKVTGPYQRWTLLPCHFFFDHMVTSESICLTWWRNESGHRRIIYAFENGQRQKQREDPDYSNRTKLYRNISEGSATLRLQILRLQDAGLYVCEVWSQRHSDADRASVNLIVAARPLRQGVISMNATFLSFESCGWLPEPSPFWTDERDRNVTEVTETSITPGEDGLYCVKSVLHRNTSERAHNLHLCYTNPDTGEKQTDIYQYIATNSADAYHINDGIVLGLLCWGILGIVVVIVVIRKLLHQKPNEESPLVKCPRSGSCRSYNEPRLDM
- the LOC135237000 gene encoding erythroid membrane-associated protein-like isoform X3; this translates as MTAGEMNKIQILMCSVKLIILMVMFSHSTMEQSQLHIVMPKPLGKVTGPYQRWTLLPCHFFFDHMVTSESICLTWWRNESGHRRIIYAFENGQRQKQREDPDYSNRTKLYRNISEGSATLRLQILRLQDAGLYVCEVWSQRHSDADRASVNLIVAARPLRQGVISMNATFLSFESCGWLPEPSPFWTDERDRNVTEVTETSITPGEDGLYCVKSVLHRNTSERAHNLHLCYTNPDTGEKQTDIYQYIATNSDAYHINDGIVLGLLCWGILGIVVVIVVIRKLLHQKPNEESPLVKCPRSGSCRSYNGNSWRNL